Genomic DNA from Veillonella criceti:
CATTGTTGGTATACCAATCTCTTGCCCCATTTTTTTAGAATACTCTGCACAATTTTGTAAGTGTTCAAATATGTATTGTGTTTTAACTTCTTTGTTATACATATTAGCATGAACTATCATATTCATTAAAGAGCCCTCCTCAAAATTACCATTATCTTATGTCACATTATATCTCTATTATTCTAAAAATGCAATCTTAAAATCCAAAAAGAAAAAGTTCGTATCAAAATTGATACGAACCCTTCTTAATTGTAAATTAAATCCATATAAGCATCCTTCAATCCACACCGCCAAAGCGGAGACATAGGAGTAAACTCCCTATTACCTTTCAGTAATTCTACCTAAATTGTAACACAGAAGTTTTAACGACTTCAAACTTTCAATATATACATTTTAATATGAACCTTTTATATAACCTATCATACAAAAACACAGCAGGCCTATACAAGCCTGCTGCGTACTTTACCATAAGCCTAACATATGCCACCAAGCGGAACCTATGCCAAACCAAATTATTATATTAATAACAGATACTTGAAAACCTAACTTCCACCACATCGACTGCGATACGTAGCCAGCGCCAAAGTAAATTGGTGCCGGAGCTGCTGCATAGTGTGTTAATGACATACACAAGTTAGAAGCAAAGGCAAATACTAACACAGCCAAATACACGGGTGCTCCAGCTGCCACAGCAATCGTAATAAAAGCGGAATACAGGGCGGTAATGTGAGCGGTCAAACTTGCAAAACCATAATGAATATAAAAATAGATAAGCAATAAAATAGTCAAAGTAGCTAACCAAGATACACCAACTAAAGCACTACTGATATGAACTGACATCCAATCAATGATACCCGTCTTAGCAAGTTGACCAGCTAAGCCTACTAAAGTGCCCATCCAAATCAACGTATCCCAAGCACCTTTTTCATCTAATACGTCTTGCCATGTCAATATCTTCGTAATCAACATACTCGATACGCCTAATAGGGCCACTACAGTCGCATGAATACCCGTAATATTCGAAGTACTCCATAATAATAAAGCGCCTATAAAAATAATAGCTACCAATTTTTCAGCAGAACTCATCGGGCCCATATCCACTAATTCTCGCTGTGCTAATGCTTGTGCTTCTGGCGTTTTTTTCAACTCTGGTGGATACACCTTATACAAATAATATGGCACTACGGCTAAAGCAATCAGCCCCGGTACTATAGCGGCCAAAGCCCAAGTCCCCCAGGACATATTAATACCTAATGCTTGGCTAGCTAATAAGATAGCCAATGGATTACCGGCCATAGAGGTCATAAACATAGCTGATGTTATCGTATTGCCTTGATACTCTGCTTGCATCAAAAAGGCCCCTACACGCCGTGGATTCTTATCTGGTTCAGAATCAAAAGCTGAAGCTAACCCCCTAACGATAGGAAATAAAATACCTCCAGCACGTGCTGCATTGGAAGGTGTAGCCGGACTAATAATTAAATCGCTTAAAATAATAGTATAAGCTAACTTTAACGTACTTGTTCCCATTTTAGTAATTAACCAAAATGCAATACGTCGCCCTAACCCAGTTTTTATAAAACTTTTGGCAAATAAAAATGCCGCTACAATTAACCAAATACTACTATTACCAAAACCAGCTAACGCTTGGCTCGGTTTTAGAATATTTGCTAATTGAGTAATGGTAATACTAATAAATGCAATAGCCCCTATAGGTAATGGCTGCAATATAAAGCCAATAATGGTACTTAAAAATATCGCTAGCAAATACCAAGCCTGCGTCGTGAGCCCTTCTGGTACTGGCAAAACAGCAATTCCTACCCCTACTATGATAGGAACTATCCAAGACGCTATTGTTTTACTCCTATTGTTCATAACTATCCCTATCTTTACCTAATTATAAAGTTTTATCATTACTCTCAACAAGGACACGCTCTACTAATCCCGTTTATATTTAGGTACTTCTTGCTTCTGCAATACATTCCCTTCTGTATCAATACCCACAATAACGCGGTAACGATCAAAATATAATTTTTTAATCGACTCAGTCCCTAACTCAGGATACAGTACAATCTCAGCAGATTTAACACGAGCTGCATTAATAGCTGACGCACCACCAACACCTAATAAGGATACGCCACCATATTGTTTACACAAATCAGCTACATAAGGAGCTCGGTCACCTTTGCCCAAAAAGGCAACAACGCCTAATTGAAACATCATTTCCACAAAAGGATCCATACGTGCAGCGGTCGTAGGACCATTTGAATTAAATACTTGACCTGGCTGAGGTGGACATGGACCAGCATAATATACTAATTGATTGGTCCAATCTAATGGTGATTGTTCCCCTGCATCTAACAAATCTTTAATTCGTTTATGAGCTGCATCACGACAAGTATATACATAGCCGGATAGATATAAAACATCGCCTACTTTTAATTGTTTCACAAATTCTTTAGTTAATGGTAATTGTACGTCCCGTTCCATAATAGCCTCCTAAATAACTTCACTTGCTTGACGTGCTGCATTACATTGGAAATTAATAGCTACTGGTAGTGCTGTAATATGCACACCATGGTAATCAATATGTACATCTAACGCAGTTACAGTACCGCCCATACCAATAGGCCCAATGCCTGATTTATTAACAGCTTCCAAGAATTCTTCCTCTAATTCAGCATAATATGGATTCGAGTTACGTTCACCAATAGGACGAAGCAATGCTTTCTTAGCCATCCAAGCACAAGTATCCATAGTACCACCTACACCTATGCCAATAATATATGGTGGGCAAGGATTACCGCCTACTTTAGCTACGGTTTCAAGTAAGAATTGTTTAACCCCTTCTTTACCTTCACCAGGTAGCAACACTTTAAAAGCACCCATATTTTCACTACCGCCCCCTTTAGGCATAACGGTTACTTTTACTTGATTGCCTGGCACAATTTCAACATGTAACATGGCCGGTGTATTATCATTGGTGTTTTCACGATTTAATGGGTCTGCTACTACCGATTTACGTAAATATCCATTAGTATAACCACGTCTTACCCCTTCATTAACAGCGTCTTCTAATGGCATACCTTCCCAACATACTTCCTGACCACATTCTAATAGCACAACAGCTACACCTGTATCGTGACAACATGGCAATTGTTCTTTTTTAGCAAATTCACCATTTTCAACAATAATTTCTAATGACTGTTTTCCAATGGGGGATTCTTCAGTTTCTAACGCTTTGCGAAAAGCATCCATTACATTATCATTCAATTCACAACATGCTTTAATACATAATTTTTCAATGACAGGAATTAAGGCTTCTGTCTGTAATACTCTCATGTTAGACCTCCTAATACGCAATACACTAAACCTTTACTAACTACTTATAACGACTTTCGTTGGCATAATCATAACAACTGTATAACTTTTTGTGAAATATGTTATAATAATTATGCAATAAATATAATTTATACCACTAAATTTAATTTATGTTTTATGTATTTTTACATCTATCAATTTTTACATCCTAAATATATCCAATACGAAGAGGTCTTATATGGAGCTAAAACAATTAGAATTTTTTATTTCAGTAGCTGAATTGGGTAATATGACTAAAGCAGCCCAACAACATTATGTATCACAACCTAATATCACCGTGGCTATAAAAAAATTAGAAGACGAATTAGGCGTTGCATTATTTAAACGGGAATATAAAAAAATGACCTTAACAGAAAAAGGTCATCTGTTTTACAACTCTATAAAGCAAACACTAGCACAACTACAAAATGCCGTAGACGAAATCAAAGATGAACAACATAAGCTCTCTGGTACTGTTACCATTGGAATCCCGCCTATGATTAGTGCCTACCTATTTACACCTTTACTCGAACATTTTAGACAAGAATATCCGCAATGGGAGCTCAATGTCCTAGTAGAAGGCTCAGCCGGTGTATCTGAACGAGTGCTAGCCGAAGAAGCTGATTTAGGCATTGTCATTATCGATAACATATCCCCTAAGCTAGAAACTGTGCCCCTCTTTAAAAGTGAACATAAATTGTGTATCCCCAGCGAACACCCCTTTCATTCCCTTTCGCAAGTTCCTTTTGCCCTACTAAAAGAAGAATCCCTCATCTTAATGAAAATAGATTCTGTTCACCGCAAAAATGTACTCTCTCACTGTGAAGCCTGCGGCTTTTTGCCCAAAATTGTACTATCCTCCAACCAAATAGAAACTAACATTGATTCTGTATCTAAAGGAGTGGGATTATCCTTTCTACTAGATATTGCTAAGTTAAATAGAAATGATGTGAAATTAATTTCTATGGATCCACCCTTAACAGTTACCATCGGTTTAGTTTGGCGTAAAAATAAATATCTGTCCTATGCTATGAAAGATTTAATTAATTTTATTAAACATATTTCCTTTACACAACACTAACGAGTCCCACTATATGCCTTATTTTCAATAATCTAAGCATAAATTGGATTATAGGATAAAAATTCATAACATAAATACGAGGTTTACAACATATAATTAACCATAAAAAAGACGATTGCCTAAGGATATAGTCCTATAGACAATCGTCTTTTTTTGATTACATGATAAATACATTATCATATATTAGAAATATCTATTACATTCTTTCAAACTTATCTTTAGGTACACCACAAGTCGGGCATTCCCAATCAGCTGGTAAATCAGCAAATTTTACCCCTTCAGCCGCTTCATCATACACATAGCCACATACAGTACATACATATTTTTCGTTCATAAGTCATTCCTCCTTAGGAATAAAAAAATAAATATATAGCAACTTGTACAATCCTTATAAATCACCCATAATTTCCTTGGCAATCACATAGCCTTGAGTATAATTATGGCCTAGATTTAAGCCAAACACATCCAGTGGATAGTCAGTACTCCCATAGAAGTTACCAGCTACATTACCAGCTGCATAGAGCCCTTCAATCGGCTTATCTTCAGTATCTAATACTTGAGAGCGTTCATTGACGACCATCCCCGAACAGGAAACGGTAAAACGAATACGACGATGCGTACCGTAGAACGGTGCTTTAATGACTGGACACAATAATTCCTTAGCAACACCAAATTCTAAATCTTGTCCTTTGGCCGCCATTTCATTGTATCGTTGTACGGTAGCCACAAAGGTTTTAACATCTTTAATTTTAAGTTTTTCTGCTAATTCTTCTAGGGTATCTGCTTTAAAAGTAGCAATTAAGCCGGGCACAACGCCTGTATGTTCCACATCTTCTTCAGGCATCCATTTCTTAATCGACTCAAAATCTTCATAGCCATAGCCCATACTTTTAGCCTGTTCTATATAGTTGCTGTCAAAAATTTGACAATAATGGCCCTGATCTCCCTTGCTAGTTAAATAACAATTCATCAATTCCATACCGACAGATTCATCACAGAACCGCTTACCATTAAGTTTCACCCGCAAATATGGAGAATCCATCATAGAAGCCGGTCCAGAGTCCATATCATGAGCCATCTTCGTATGACCCACATTTTCCATACGACCGCCAGCCCAAGCAATCATCTTGTGACCATCACCATCATAGCCAAAACGCTTACGTCCTAAATTATCCATATCAGGCAAATAATAATGCATCATTTCATCATTATTCGCATAATCACCAGTAGCCACTACAACGGCTTTTTTCGCATTCAATTGCATATATCCGTCTGTTGATTTTGCAATGACTCCTGTAACACGCCCCGTTTCATCTTGCACTAACTGTTCAGCCGGTGTGCCATAATAAATGTCTACACCTTTTTGCTTGGCTAACGTACAAATAGCTTTCATACCTTGGCCTGTATTATAGGGTTTAGGCCCAAATACACAAGTTGTAAAGGTCAACTGCAAACCATGGCGTTTCAATAAAGGTTCATGGACTGACGTACCTACGTCTTTTACTTGTGCCCCTGCTTCTTTAGCCAATTCAATCGTACAACGTACCGCTTCCCCTGAATGCTGTGCCCACATGTCGATTAAACCACGCTTAGCACGATGATCAGCAGCCGCTTCTAATAGTGTCACTAAACGTTGTACATCATAAGGATTACTTTCTTCTAAAATAAGCCCTGCACCAAAATTACCACCAGCCATAGCTGATTTCAACTTTTGTACAATCGCTACCTTAGCCCCTAATTCAGCCGCCTTAAACGCACAAGGAATACCTGGAGACCCGGCTCCAATTACGACAATATCATACTCTTTAACAGCCTTGATATCTGTAATCGGATCAGGCTTAGCAAAAAATGATAATTGCCCATTCATACACATTACCTCTTTTCAAAACAGAATGTAATTCTTAAAATAAGAATCTTAAAAATACAAACGTCGAATACAAAGGTACTATATTCATCTTTATTGTACGCCTTATAACGAAAAATATCAATATGATGTAATAGAATCAAATGCTAACCCTGCATACCTCATTATAAACTACTTCCAAATCTGACGGTACACATTCATATTGCCAATTATATTTTAATATTATTTCTAACTATATTTTGATATTATTTCTCATATAAAGTATGATATACTAAATATGTACATTGTCCTATAAAAAATATTCTGCTAACAAGGAGATATAATTATGTTACCTGAGAAATTTTTTGAAGTTTTAAAATATGAAGGTGTAGTATCCATTACAACTTGGAGCGATAATGAAGCCCATGTAACCAACACCTGGAACTCCTACTTAAAAGTCAAGGAAGACGTATTACTCATTCCTGCAGCTGGCATGACATCCACTGAAGCTGACATTCAAAACAATAATCGAGTTATTGTTACTTTAGGAGCACGCGAAGTTGAAGGCTTCAACGGCTATCAAGGAACAGGATTCCGCCTTGAAGGTACCGCTAATTTTATAGCTGATGGTCCTATTTATGATGAAATGTATGCTGACTTTCCTTTCTTGAAACGCGTATTAGCCATAAATATCGAATCTGCTAAACAACTTTTATAATCTCGCCTAAGTCCTTCTATACTTTTAAAATTTTTATACTACAAAACGCTGTAATCGAACTATTGACTATACTATCTCAGCTTTGATTACAGCGTTTTGTTTTATTATATTATATTAATAACTTATAGATTGACTGTTTCACCATCTTCGGGAATGACAACTTGGTCGTTTAATTTCATACCATCTACATATTTTTTCATATCCTTACGACTAGTAGCTGTATGATTAACTGTATCCATATGTACAGTCAAAATTTTAGCATTTGGTGCTAAGTTAGCCGCTTTACCTACATCTTCAGTGCCCATAATGATACTATCTTCATATCCTAACACTTTGGCATAACCAGTGTTCATGATCATCACATCTGGATTATATTTATTAATAGATTTTGTTACTTCTGCTGTCCAAACAGTATCCCCCACTAAGTATACTGTTTTTTCATTTGGCATAGAAAATACGACACCCATCGCTTCACCAAGATTAGCCCCCAGTGCTTTATTTTCATACATTTCTTCAGTACCATGGGAACCATTGCGATGAGTCATAGTTACACCACCAAAAGTAGCACTTTCACTAAGTACGCGCACATCTTTAAAACCTTGCTTCTGAATTAATCTTTGATCATCTGTATGCTGAACATAAATAGGTATATTTTTATCTATACTTTGTGCCGCCACGTCATCCCAATGATCTAAATGTGTATGTGTTACAACAACAGCATCTACATCTTTTAAAATTTCATCAATAGACATTGGTAAATCTACTAACGGCATTCTCTGAGTTTCATTAAAACTGCCTTCAAAGCCAGGGTGACTATTTTTAGCTGCAAAAAATGGGTCAATTAAAATCGTTGTATCATTGTATGTTAATTTCCCCGTTGCATTCCGAATATGTTCATATGAACTATCTGCGGATGCAGTAAATCCCCAAGTTGTTAAAACCGCAGCGGCTAATAAAGAGGCGCCTATTTTTTTTAATTTCATAACTATAACTCCTTTGACGTTTCACATATAGTTTCAAATTACAATGTATTAAAATCTATCTCATAGTGAGATACTCTTTTCTATGGACTTAGTATAGCAATAATTGCTATACTAAACTCAACAAATATGAACAGACTGTCTATTAAATTGACACATTGTATACTTTTGTATAGTTTTATACGCTTTACAAATAAAGGAGCCCTAATGAACCAAAAACCCATGAGCCGCAAAGAATATACACGCCACCAGATTAAAGAAGGCCTGCTTTATGCTTTAACACAAGACTCATTTGATACATTAACCATTTCTAAAGTGAGTCAATTAGCTGGCATAACACGAGCCACATTTTATTTGCACTACGCCAATTTAACAGAAACGCTTTCAGATTTGCTAGATGATGCCATTTCAGCAGCAGGCCCTACTGACAATCACCAAAACAATCTATTAATTATTAATCAAACGTTACAAGCGGCCAGCACTATAGAAGAGTTACGTCAAGCCTATGATTCTATTTTTCATAAATTACCATTGTGTCAAAGAGTTTCAGCTGATACCAAATATATTCCTCTTTTTAAAGATACAACCTTAAGTGAATATATTATTCATAATTTGTACTATAAAGAGCAATCTGTCCAAGTACAAAACATAGCTACACAACTTAATATACCAACAGCTATTGCTACCTCTATATTCCTATTTTGTGTCCACGGCTTATACGCAATCAATCAACAATATAATTGGCAACGAAGTGATGACTGGCTAAAAGCACAAAAAGCACTATTTCAGTTTATGACAAAGGGCCTAACTAGTTTAAAAAACTTTACATTTTAGAAATGCTTACGTCTAAAACGCATAAACACATAAATAAAAAATACAGCACAAGGCTTTCACCTGTGCTGTATCTATGTTTCACTATGGAGCCGATAGCAGGATTTGAACCTGTGACCTACTCATTACGAATGAGCCGCTCTACCAACTGAGCTATACCGGCATGTCTACTTTGTTATTTTAGCGGATTTCACTCCAAACGTCAAGAAAAATACAATTTTACTAAATCACCTCAATAAATTATTCCATTAAAAAAGGCCGAGTTACACTCTGTGTACTCGGTCTTTTTCACGTTACCACAATTAAATACTAAACACTAAACAATCTAATTACCAACCTCGACCAGCACCTCCACCACCACCGGAGCCACCACCAAAGCCTCCACCTCGACCGCCAGATCCGCCGCCAAAACCACCGCCTCCGCGACCTCCACCAATCGAAATATGAGCCAACAAAAAGCGTGTAATGGCGCCACCGAAGAAGAAAAAGTCAAGAATAAGAAAGAGAATTACACCGCCACCAATGTACATCACTTCTTCATCGGAAAGTTCATCAGAATTAGCTGGACGCCGATTCCCCTCTTTCACGACACCTTTCATTTCCTTACTTATATCGGGATACACAATTTGAACCGTTTGCCAAACCGTAGCAACTATGCCACTACCATATTTCCCGTCTCTAAAATAGGGTAGAGCATACGTATCCAACAGCTGGCCTACTTTAGCATCATTCAAATCGCCTTCTAAACCATAGCCAACGGATAAATAAACACGTTTATCCTCCGTAGCTACAGCCATCACAAAACCATCATTTTTATTGCCATGGCCAACACCCCATCCGCGTAAAACAGTTAATGCATAATCAGCTGGCGCTTGCTCCCCAAAAGTAGGTACAACAACGACTGCTAATTGCCCTTTCCCCGATTTATCAAATTGAGTGCCTATGGCATTTAAAGTTTGAATCTCTTGCTGTGACAGCACCTTTGCCTGATCAACTACATATTGCCCCGTTGGTGGTTTCGCTGGAATCTCAGCATATACTACATTGATTAGCAAACTAAGTAACATCAATACTAACCAAAGTATTCGAGTGCTTTGGCGAATCTTATCATAACCTAGACCCTCGCTCACCCTATTTACGTTACAAGACATGCTGACCTCCTAACCTTATTCATAGTATTTAGAGCTAGTCTAATAGCCCTGAAGGATAAGTTTTAGAAAGATACGGTAGGCGCAGCCTGTGCACTTTCATCAGCTTGGAAATAAGCTTTTTGTTGGAACCCAAACATACCTGCATAAATCGATGTTGGGAATGTACGTACTTTCGCATTATAACCACGAACTACGTCATTATAATCCTTACGAGCTACAGCAATTCGGTTTTCAGTACCTGCTAATTCATCTTGCAAGGCTCTAAAGTTTTGATCTGCTTTTAAATTTGGATAGTTTTCTGTAATCATAAGCAAACGACTTAACGCATTCGATAATTCGCCATCAGCCTGGGACATTTCTTCCACAGAGCGGGCACCACCTAATTTAGCACGTGCATCGGATACCGCTTTAATAGCCTCTTGTTCATGAGATGCATAACCTTTTACCGTATTTACTAAGTTTGGAATTAAATCATTACGACGTTGCAATTGGGTCTGAACTTGAGCCAACTGATTATTCGTTGTTTCATCCATTTGTACCAAACCATTATAGCCACTTACCAACCACACTGCCATGACCGCAATAACTGCAATCACAATAAGCCATGTCTTTTTCATTCTTGTCCTCCCAAAATTTAATCTTCATCGTTCTTCGAATATTCATAACAAACAATATATCGAATTATATCGTATATATTTTATTATACTATATAATCCACTCTTTGTAATACTCTGTATGATGCTCTTTTTAATATATAGGCCCCTTTTTAAACCTAAAAAAATCTACGCCTTTGTAAACAATAAAGACGTAGATAATCTGTAGGACTCACCGTATTAAGTTAAATATTGATTCAAAGATTCGCAATACACAAACTAATCTAACTTCTTACAAGAAATCATTT
This window encodes:
- a CDS encoding LemA family protein produces the protein MKKTWLIVIAVIAVMAVWLVSGYNGLVQMDETTNNQLAQVQTQLQRRNDLIPNLVNTVKGYASHEQEAIKAVSDARAKLGGARSVEEMSQADGELSNALSRLLMITENYPNLKADQNFRALQDELAGTENRIAVARKDYNDVVRGYNAKVRTFPTSIYAGMFGFQQKAYFQADESAQAAPTVSF
- a CDS encoding FAD-dependent oxidoreductase — protein: MNGQLSFFAKPDPITDIKAVKEYDIVVIGAGSPGIPCAFKAAELGAKVAIVQKLKSAMAGGNFGAGLILEESNPYDVQRLVTLLEAAADHRAKRGLIDMWAQHSGEAVRCTIELAKEAGAQVKDVGTSVHEPLLKRHGLQLTFTTCVFGPKPYNTGQGMKAICTLAKQKGVDIYYGTPAEQLVQDETGRVTGVIAKSTDGYMQLNAKKAVVVATGDYANNDEMMHYYLPDMDNLGRKRFGYDGDGHKMIAWAGGRMENVGHTKMAHDMDSGPASMMDSPYLRVKLNGKRFCDESVGMELMNCYLTSKGDQGHYCQIFDSNYIEQAKSMGYGYEDFESIKKWMPEEDVEHTGVVPGLIATFKADTLEELAEKLKIKDVKTFVATVQRYNEMAAKGQDLEFGVAKELLCPVIKAPFYGTHRRIRFTVSCSGMVVNERSQVLDTEDKPIEGLYAAGNVAGNFYGSTDYPLDVFGLNLGHNYTQGYVIAKEIMGDL
- a CDS encoding TetR/AcrR family transcriptional regulator, with protein sequence MNQKPMSRKEYTRHQIKEGLLYALTQDSFDTLTISKVSQLAGITRATFYLHYANLTETLSDLLDDAISAAGPTDNHQNNLLIINQTLQAASTIEELRQAYDSIFHKLPLCQRVSADTKYIPLFKDTTLSEYIIHNLYYKEQSVQVQNIATQLNIPTAIATSIFLFCVHGLYAINQQYNWQRSDDWLKAQKALFQFMTKGLTSLKNFTF
- a CDS encoding fumarate hydratase; the protein is MRVLQTEALIPVIEKLCIKACCELNDNVMDAFRKALETEESPIGKQSLEIIVENGEFAKKEQLPCCHDTGVAVVLLECGQEVCWEGMPLEDAVNEGVRRGYTNGYLRKSVVADPLNRENTNDNTPAMLHVEIVPGNQVKVTVMPKGGGSENMGAFKVLLPGEGKEGVKQFLLETVAKVGGNPCPPYIIGIGVGGTMDTCAWMAKKALLRPIGERNSNPYYAELEEEFLEAVNKSGIGPIGMGGTVTALDVHIDYHGVHITALPVAINFQCNAARQASEVI
- a CDS encoding rubredoxin, whose protein sequence is MNEKYVCTVCGYVYDEAAEGVKFADLPADWECPTCGVPKDKFERM
- a CDS encoding LysR family transcriptional regulator, which encodes MELKQLEFFISVAELGNMTKAAQQHYVSQPNITVAIKKLEDELGVALFKREYKKMTLTEKGHLFYNSIKQTLAQLQNAVDEIKDEQHKLSGTVTIGIPPMISAYLFTPLLEHFRQEYPQWELNVLVEGSAGVSERVLAEEADLGIVIIDNISPKLETVPLFKSEHKLCIPSEHPFHSLSQVPFALLKEESLILMKIDSVHRKNVLSHCEACGFLPKIVLSSNQIETNIDSVSKGVGLSFLLDIAKLNRNDVKLISMDPPLTVTIGLVWRKNKYLSYAMKDLINFIKHISFTQH
- a CDS encoding MBL fold metallo-hydrolase, with amino-acid sequence MKLKKIGASLLAAAVLTTWGFTASADSSYEHIRNATGKLTYNDTTILIDPFFAAKNSHPGFEGSFNETQRMPLVDLPMSIDEILKDVDAVVVTHTHLDHWDDVAAQSIDKNIPIYVQHTDDQRLIQKQGFKDVRVLSESATFGGVTMTHRNGSHGTEEMYENKALGANLGEAMGVVFSMPNEKTVYLVGDTVWTAEVTKSINKYNPDVMIMNTGYAKVLGYEDSIIMGTEDVGKAANLAPNAKILTVHMDTVNHTATSRKDMKKYVDGMKLNDQVVIPEDGETVNL
- a CDS encoding pyridoxamine 5'-phosphate oxidase family protein, whose product is MLPEKFFEVLKYEGVVSITTWSDNEAHVTNTWNSYLKVKEDVLLIPAAGMTSTEADIQNNNRVIVTLGAREVEGFNGYQGTGFRLEGTANFIADGPIYDEMYADFPFLKRVLAINIESAKQLL
- a CDS encoding FumA C-terminus/TtdB family hydratase beta subunit, with the translated sequence MERDVQLPLTKEFVKQLKVGDVLYLSGYVYTCRDAAHKRIKDLLDAGEQSPLDWTNQLVYYAGPCPPQPGQVFNSNGPTTAARMDPFVEMMFQLGVVAFLGKGDRAPYVADLCKQYGGVSLLGVGGASAINAARVKSAEIVLYPELGTESIKKLYFDRYRVIVGIDTEGNVLQKQEVPKYKRD
- a CDS encoding anion permease; protein product: MNNRSKTIASWIVPIIVGVGIAVLPVPEGLTTQAWYLLAIFLSTIIGFILQPLPIGAIAFISITITQLANILKPSQALAGFGNSSIWLIVAAFLFAKSFIKTGLGRRIAFWLITKMGTSTLKLAYTIILSDLIISPATPSNAARAGGILFPIVRGLASAFDSEPDKNPRRVGAFLMQAEYQGNTITSAMFMTSMAGNPLAILLASQALGINMSWGTWALAAIVPGLIALAVVPYYLYKVYPPELKKTPEAQALAQRELVDMGPMSSAEKLVAIIFIGALLLWSTSNITGIHATVVALLGVSSMLITKILTWQDVLDEKGAWDTLIWMGTLVGLAGQLAKTGIIDWMSVHISSALVGVSWLATLTILLLIYFYIHYGFASLTAHITALYSAFITIAVAAGAPVYLAVLVFAFASNLCMSLTHYAAAPAPIYFGAGYVSQSMWWKLGFQVSVINIIIWFGIGSAWWHMLGLW
- a CDS encoding TPM domain-containing protein, whose translation is MSCNVNRVSEGLGYDKIRQSTRILWLVLMLLSLLINVVYAEIPAKPPTGQYVVDQAKVLSQQEIQTLNAIGTQFDKSGKGQLAVVVVPTFGEQAPADYALTVLRGWGVGHGNKNDGFVMAVATEDKRVYLSVGYGLEGDLNDAKVGQLLDTYALPYFRDGKYGSGIVATVWQTVQIVYPDISKEMKGVVKEGNRRPANSDELSDEEVMYIGGGVILFLILDFFFFGGAITRFLLAHISIGGGRGGGGFGGGSGGRGGGFGGGSGGGGGAGRGW